The following proteins are encoded in a genomic region of Phragmites australis chromosome 9, lpPhrAust1.1, whole genome shotgun sequence:
- the LOC133928569 gene encoding protein CHUP1, chloroplastic-like isoform X1 has protein sequence MPRAGDCSSSGGGGGGGGGGGGGGPSGGVAKDLPLLFLRVGAAVTLSVAGLFFSRQRRPRQLLLPPPPPPSESDDSHSMKAGRGLKEELRILKNEDTRAKIISGNSVHTTTTTTTTTTTALVPLAPKCRSLADDEGYLLPEFNEMVLKEFGRDIGNISTTPAPRVREDASNYHEIHKLRDLVRSLQEREKTLELQLLECYGLQEQDATVKELENQLKINNVESKLYSLKIESLQSENQRLETQLSENSKIISELEVTRAKCKLLKKKLALDAEQAKEKITSLQKMMDSLQHKEINEGKDNTEVEKKLKRLEELENEATELRAVNSRLQQENTHLIRRLEVTRLPPVPKPKNSMEVKALEEADRLRQENEKLAKEVEQLQSDRFADVEELVYLKWINACLRYELRNKDAPSGKTVARDLSKTLSPKSELRAKQLIMEYANAGAEESHWGHIEFGSECSSSRASSGESDDISVDVASMTKQKNPKKKKFFSKLRKLVLGKGKENHGVSNLERRVSISNCSFDDFTGRDSHDSYSSFMAETNIPGSRQHGDHSFGMDITKSSPLSTEVGDERRDHSGVKSVSFREERSSGFGHSARFDSSEAIPEDAEIHKFADALITSRSGSMSSRRSSSFRH, from the exons ATGCCCAGGGCTGGAGactgcagcagcagcggcggcggcggcggtggcggcggaggaggtggtg gaggtgggcCGAGCGGCGGGGTTGCCAAGGACTTGCCACTTCTTTTCCTCAGGGTGGGCGCCGCCGTCACGCTCTCCGTCGCTGGACTGTTCTTCtcgcggcagcggcggccccGGCAGCTTcttctgcctcctcctcctcctccctcag AGTCGGACGATTCCCACAGCATGAAGGCCGGGAGAGGGCTCAAGGAGGAGCTGAGGATCCTCAAAAAT GAGGACACCAGAGCAAAAATCATCAGTGGAAACTCTGTTCATACGACCACTACCACTACAACGACCACCACCACAGCCTTAGTGCCTTTGGCCCCCAAATGCAGAAGCCTTGCTGATGATGAAGGATACCTCCTTCCGGAGTTCAATGAGATGGTTCTCAAAGAATTTGGCCGTGACATAGGCAACATCTCAACCACACCTGCACCGAGAGTGAGAGAAGATGCATCTAATTACCATGAAATTCACAAGCTTAGGGATTTGGTGAGATCActgcaagagagagagaagaccCTGGAGTTACAGCTCCTGGAGTGTTATGGTTTGCAGGAGCAAGATGCTACAGTGAAGGAGCTTGAGAATCAGCTGAAGATTAACAATGTTGAATCGAAGCTATACTCGTTGAAGATTGAATCTTTGCAGTCTGAAAATCAGAGGTTGGAAACACAGTTGTCGGAAAACTCAAAGATAATCTCTGAGCTTGAGGTGACAAGAGCAAAGTGCAAGCTGCTGAAGAAGAAGTTGGCATTGGATGCAGAACAGGCAAAGGAGAAAATCACTTCCCTTCAGAAAATGATGGATTCGTTGCAGCACAAAGAGATCAATGAGGGAAAAGATAATACTGAGGTTGAGAAAAAATTGAAGAGGCTTGAGGAGCTGGAAAACGAGGCAACAGAGCTTAGAGCTGTGAATTCAAGGCTGCAGCAGGAGAACACGCATCTTATTAGGCGATTGGAGGTTACACGCCTACCCCCTGTACCCAAGCCCAAAAATAGCATGGAG GTAAAAGCATTGGAGGAGGCTGATCGGTTGAGGCAAGAAAACGAGAAGTTGGCTAAAGAGGTTGAACAGCTGCAGAGTGACAGGTTTGCAGATGTTGAAGAATTGGTTTATCTGAAATGGATAAATGCTTGCCTGCGATATGAGCTGAGAAACAAGGATGCTCCATCAGGGAAGACTGTTGCTCGAGATCTGAGCAAGACCCTGAGCCCCAAGTCTGAACTAAGGGCAAAGCAACTGATAATGGAATATGCCAATGCTGGTGCGGAGGAGAGTCATTGGGGCCATATTGAGTTTGGTTCAGAATGCTCTTCCTCACGGGCATCATCAGGTGAATCTGATGACATATCAGTTGATGTCGCTTCTATGACAAAGCAGAAAAACCCGAAGAAGAAAAAGTTCTTTTCTAAGCTTCGGAAACTGGTGctgggaaaaggaaaggagaacCATGGTGTTTCTAATCTGGAGAGGAGAGTGTCTATTTCAAACTGTTCCTTCGACGACTTCACTGGAAGGGATTCGCATGATAGCTATTCTTCATTCATGGCAGAAACAAACATACCTGGTAGTCGACAACACGGTGATCACAGCTTTGGTATGGACATCACAAAATCTAGTCCTCTTAGCACAGAAGTTGGAGATGAAAGAAGAGATCATTCTGGGGTCAAGAGTGTATCGTTTAGAGAGGAAAGGTCCAGTGGATTTGGTCACAGTGCTCGCTTTGATAGCAGTGAGGCCATACCTGAGGATGCTGAGATCCATAAATTTGCCGATGCCCTAATTACATCGAGGTCAGGTTccatgtcatcaagaaggtcatcGTCCTTCCGTCACTGA
- the LOC133928569 gene encoding protein CHUP1, chloroplastic-like isoform X2: MPRAGDCSSSGGGGGGGGGGGGGGPSGGVAKDLPLLFLRVGAAVTLSVAGLFFSRQRRPRQLLLPPPPPPSESDDSHSMKAGRGLKEELRILKNDTRAKIISGNSVHTTTTTTTTTTTALVPLAPKCRSLADDEGYLLPEFNEMVLKEFGRDIGNISTTPAPRVREDASNYHEIHKLRDLVRSLQEREKTLELQLLECYGLQEQDATVKELENQLKINNVESKLYSLKIESLQSENQRLETQLSENSKIISELEVTRAKCKLLKKKLALDAEQAKEKITSLQKMMDSLQHKEINEGKDNTEVEKKLKRLEELENEATELRAVNSRLQQENTHLIRRLEVTRLPPVPKPKNSMEVKALEEADRLRQENEKLAKEVEQLQSDRFADVEELVYLKWINACLRYELRNKDAPSGKTVARDLSKTLSPKSELRAKQLIMEYANAGAEESHWGHIEFGSECSSSRASSGESDDISVDVASMTKQKNPKKKKFFSKLRKLVLGKGKENHGVSNLERRVSISNCSFDDFTGRDSHDSYSSFMAETNIPGSRQHGDHSFGMDITKSSPLSTEVGDERRDHSGVKSVSFREERSSGFGHSARFDSSEAIPEDAEIHKFADALITSRSGSMSSRRSSSFRH, encoded by the exons ATGCCCAGGGCTGGAGactgcagcagcagcggcggcggcggcggtggcggcggaggaggtggtg gaggtgggcCGAGCGGCGGGGTTGCCAAGGACTTGCCACTTCTTTTCCTCAGGGTGGGCGCCGCCGTCACGCTCTCCGTCGCTGGACTGTTCTTCtcgcggcagcggcggccccGGCAGCTTcttctgcctcctcctcctcctccctcag AGTCGGACGATTCCCACAGCATGAAGGCCGGGAGAGGGCTCAAGGAGGAGCTGAGGATCCTCAAAAAT GACACCAGAGCAAAAATCATCAGTGGAAACTCTGTTCATACGACCACTACCACTACAACGACCACCACCACAGCCTTAGTGCCTTTGGCCCCCAAATGCAGAAGCCTTGCTGATGATGAAGGATACCTCCTTCCGGAGTTCAATGAGATGGTTCTCAAAGAATTTGGCCGTGACATAGGCAACATCTCAACCACACCTGCACCGAGAGTGAGAGAAGATGCATCTAATTACCATGAAATTCACAAGCTTAGGGATTTGGTGAGATCActgcaagagagagagaagaccCTGGAGTTACAGCTCCTGGAGTGTTATGGTTTGCAGGAGCAAGATGCTACAGTGAAGGAGCTTGAGAATCAGCTGAAGATTAACAATGTTGAATCGAAGCTATACTCGTTGAAGATTGAATCTTTGCAGTCTGAAAATCAGAGGTTGGAAACACAGTTGTCGGAAAACTCAAAGATAATCTCTGAGCTTGAGGTGACAAGAGCAAAGTGCAAGCTGCTGAAGAAGAAGTTGGCATTGGATGCAGAACAGGCAAAGGAGAAAATCACTTCCCTTCAGAAAATGATGGATTCGTTGCAGCACAAAGAGATCAATGAGGGAAAAGATAATACTGAGGTTGAGAAAAAATTGAAGAGGCTTGAGGAGCTGGAAAACGAGGCAACAGAGCTTAGAGCTGTGAATTCAAGGCTGCAGCAGGAGAACACGCATCTTATTAGGCGATTGGAGGTTACACGCCTACCCCCTGTACCCAAGCCCAAAAATAGCATGGAG GTAAAAGCATTGGAGGAGGCTGATCGGTTGAGGCAAGAAAACGAGAAGTTGGCTAAAGAGGTTGAACAGCTGCAGAGTGACAGGTTTGCAGATGTTGAAGAATTGGTTTATCTGAAATGGATAAATGCTTGCCTGCGATATGAGCTGAGAAACAAGGATGCTCCATCAGGGAAGACTGTTGCTCGAGATCTGAGCAAGACCCTGAGCCCCAAGTCTGAACTAAGGGCAAAGCAACTGATAATGGAATATGCCAATGCTGGTGCGGAGGAGAGTCATTGGGGCCATATTGAGTTTGGTTCAGAATGCTCTTCCTCACGGGCATCATCAGGTGAATCTGATGACATATCAGTTGATGTCGCTTCTATGACAAAGCAGAAAAACCCGAAGAAGAAAAAGTTCTTTTCTAAGCTTCGGAAACTGGTGctgggaaaaggaaaggagaacCATGGTGTTTCTAATCTGGAGAGGAGAGTGTCTATTTCAAACTGTTCCTTCGACGACTTCACTGGAAGGGATTCGCATGATAGCTATTCTTCATTCATGGCAGAAACAAACATACCTGGTAGTCGACAACACGGTGATCACAGCTTTGGTATGGACATCACAAAATCTAGTCCTCTTAGCACAGAAGTTGGAGATGAAAGAAGAGATCATTCTGGGGTCAAGAGTGTATCGTTTAGAGAGGAAAGGTCCAGTGGATTTGGTCACAGTGCTCGCTTTGATAGCAGTGAGGCCATACCTGAGGATGCTGAGATCCATAAATTTGCCGATGCCCTAATTACATCGAGGTCAGGTTccatgtcatcaagaaggtcatcGTCCTTCCGTCACTGA